From a single Arachis hypogaea cultivar Tifrunner chromosome 3, arahy.Tifrunner.gnm2.J5K5, whole genome shotgun sequence genomic region:
- the LOC112788906 gene encoding uncharacterized protein isoform X2: MVSTQKRMIITLLKGTMEDDDQVFSMTKMIRRKTCLIMIMMMGMFVTTTYAAGDTNNVYSPCLDAKVQTGDGFTFGIAFASNKQSFLQDNGGPQLSPCDHRLGLASNGASVAVFRPKVDEISLLTVNRNDTASGSGYMVAFAGQKYAARSLPIMFADNTHTITSFTLVLEFSGGTLQNLFWKSYGCNSCSGGGNICLNNTDCAVPNSKCQENGGSGCNIGIQLAFSGTDKNLDVLNSWYEVKNLRQYSLYTLYSNLRDTIVTPYEKFF; the protein is encoded by the exons ATGGTTTCAACACAGAAGAGAATGATCATCACCCTTTTGAAGGGGACGATGGAAGATGATGATCAAGTTTTTTCCATGACCAAGATGATAAGGAGGAAAACATGTTTGATTATGATAATGATGATGGGCATGTTTGTTACAACAACATATGCAGCAGGTGACACAAATAATGTTTATAGTCCATGTCTTGATGCTAAGGTTCAGACAGGAGATGGTTTCACCTTTGGAATTGCTTTTGCATCAAACAAACAATCTTTCTTACAGGACAATGGTGGTCCTCAGCTTTCCCCTTGCGACCACCGCCTCGGCCTCGCCAGCAACGGTGCATCCGTTGCTGTCTTTAGGCCAAAAGTTGATGAGATCTCCTTACTCACCGTTAACAGAAACGACACG GCTTCGGGTAGTGGATATATGGTTGCATTTGCTGGACAGAAGTATGCGGCAAGATCACTTCCAATCATGTTTGCTGATAACACACACACAATTACTAGCTTCACCCTG GTTCTTGAATTTAGTGGAGGAACCCTTCAAAACTTGTTCTGGAAGAGTTACGGCTGCAATTCGTGCTCCGGAGGAGGAAACATTTGTCTGAACAATACAGATTGTGCAGTTCCAAACTCAAAGTGTCAAGAAAATGGAGGTAGTGGCTGCAACATAGGCATACAATTGGCATTCTCAGGGACAGACAAGAATCTTGATGTTCTTAATTCTTGGTATGAAGTCAAGAATCTTAGACAGTACTCTCTCTACACTCTATACTCCAATCTGCGCGACACCATCGTCACGCCGTATGAAAAGTTTTTCTAA
- the LOC112788906 gene encoding uncharacterized protein isoform X1, with protein sequence MIITLLKGTMEDDDQVFSMTKMIRRKTCLIMIMMMGMFVTTTYAAGDTNNVYSPCLDAKVQTGDGFTFGIAFASNKQSFLQDNGGPQLSPCDHRLGLASNGASVAVFRPKVDEISLLTVNRNDTASGSGYMVAFAGQKYAARSLPIMFADNTHTITSFTLVLEFSGGTLQNLFWKSYGCNSCSGGGNICLNNTDCAVPNSKCQENGGSGCNIGIQLAFSGTDKNLDVLNSWYEVKNLRQYSLYTLYSNLRDTIVTPYEKFF encoded by the exons ATGATCATCACCCTTTTGAAGGGGACGATGGAAGATGATGATCAAGTTTTTTCCATGACCAAGATGATAAGGAGGAAAACATGTTTGATTATGATAATGATGATGGGCATGTTTGTTACAACAACATATGCAGCAGGTGACACAAATAATGTTTATAGTCCATGTCTTGATGCTAAGGTTCAGACAGGAGATGGTTTCACCTTTGGAATTGCTTTTGCATCAAACAAACAATCTTTCTTACAGGACAATGGTGGTCCTCAGCTTTCCCCTTGCGACCACCGCCTCGGCCTCGCCAGCAACGGTGCATCCGTTGCTGTCTTTAGGCCAAAAGTTGATGAGATCTCCTTACTCACCGTTAACAGAAACGACACG GCTTCGGGTAGTGGATATATGGTTGCATTTGCTGGACAGAAGTATGCGGCAAGATCACTTCCAATCATGTTTGCTGATAACACACACACAATTACTAGCTTCACCCTG GTTCTTGAATTTAGTGGAGGAACCCTTCAAAACTTGTTCTGGAAGAGTTACGGCTGCAATTCGTGCTCCGGAGGAGGAAACATTTGTCTGAACAATACAGATTGTGCAGTTCCAAACTCAAAGTGTCAAGAAAATGGAGGTAGTGGCTGCAACATAGGCATACAATTGGCATTCTCAGGGACAGACAAGAATCTTGATGTTCTTAATTCTTGGTATGAAGTCAAGAATCTTAGACAGTACTCTCTCTACACTCTATACTCCAATCTGCGCGACACCATCGTCACGCCGTATGAAAAGTTTTTCTAA
- the LOC112788899 gene encoding endochitinase EP3 has translation MRMEKRLLLMGIWVMMGMVKSNGSVGDIVTQEFFNGIIDEADDSCAGKKFYSRDGFLSALNSYDQFGNLDTLDDSKREIAAAFAHFTHETGHFCYIEEIDGASRDYCDETNTEYPCNPNKGYYGRGPIQISWNFNYGPAGKNIGFDGLNAPETVANDPVVAFKTGLWYWMENVRPVVSQGFGATIRAINGQLECDGANPTTVQARVNYYKQYCSQLGVDPGDNLTC, from the exons ATGAGGATGGAGAAAAGGTTGTTACTTATGGGAATATGGGTAATGATGGGCATGGTCAAAAGTAATGGTTCTGTTGGTGACATAGTGACACAAGAATTCTTCAATGGTATTATTGATGAAGCTGATGATAGCTGTGCTGGGAAGAAGTTCTACTCCAGAGATGGATTCCTGAGTGCCCTCAATTCCTATGATCAGTTTGGTAACCTTGATACTCTTGATGACTCCAAGCGCGAGATTGCTGCTGCTTTTGCTCATTTCACCCACGAAACTGGAC ATTTTTGCTACATAGAAGAGATAGATGGTGCATCAAGGGACTACTGTGATGAAACAAACACAGAATATCCATGCAACCCAAACAAAGGGTATTATGGGCGTGGCCCAATTCAAATATCATGGAACTTCAACTATGGGCCTGCAGGGAAGAACATTGGGTTTGATGGGCTTAATGCACCTGAGACTGTGGCCAATGACCCTGTTGTGGCCTTCAAGACTGGACTATGGTATTGGATGGAGAATGTGAGACCTGTGGTTAGCCAAGGCTTTGGTGCAACCATTCGAGCCATCAATGGTCAACTTGAGTGTGATGGTGCTAACCCTACCACTGTTCAGGCTAGGGTTAATTATTACAAACAATATTGTTCACAATTAGGTGTTGACCCTGGTGATAATCTTACTTGCTAG